The Limnochorda sp. LNt genome includes a region encoding these proteins:
- a CDS encoding Zn-dependent alcohol dehydrogenase: MSAAPVPAPPAPIAVRAAVLEDVGGPLRVETVELDPPGPGEVRVRVAAAGVCRSDLHVLHGTLPVPLPAVLGHEGAGIVESVGPGVTRVRPGDPVVFNWVPGCGRCHYCRIGRPDLCDAAFDMQVSGTLPSGETRFRLGGRALHHFSGVSCMAEATVVPEAGVVPIPPGIPLERAALVGCAVTTGYGAVVHTAGVRPGTSVAVLGCGGVGLNVIQAARLAGAHPIIAIDVRPDKLALARRFGATHTVDAGRSEDVITPVLELTDGLGADYAFEVIGRPETIAAAYGAVRKGGTAVVVGVAAPHEEVAINAFSLPSQSKVLTGTWYGRSRPDVDIPRILALVQAGRLDLDGLVSATVPLDAVGEALEALESGRAVRTVIRMGEAGDAGEAGDAAEGK, from the coding sequence GTGAGTGCCGCCCCCGTGCCGGCGCCGCCGGCCCCCATCGCGGTGCGGGCGGCGGTCCTGGAGGACGTGGGCGGCCCGCTGCGGGTCGAGACCGTCGAGCTCGATCCCCCCGGGCCGGGCGAGGTACGGGTGCGAGTGGCAGCCGCCGGCGTCTGCCGCAGCGACCTCCACGTCCTGCACGGGACGCTCCCAGTGCCGCTACCCGCCGTGCTGGGCCACGAAGGCGCCGGCATCGTGGAGTCAGTGGGGCCCGGCGTCACCCGGGTGCGTCCGGGCGATCCCGTCGTCTTCAACTGGGTGCCGGGCTGCGGACGGTGCCACTACTGCCGCATCGGGCGGCCCGATCTGTGCGATGCGGCCTTCGACATGCAGGTGAGCGGCACGCTGCCGTCGGGCGAGACCCGCTTCCGGCTGGGCGGGCGGGCGCTGCACCACTTCTCGGGCGTCTCCTGCATGGCCGAGGCGACGGTGGTGCCCGAGGCGGGCGTCGTCCCCATCCCGCCGGGCATCCCCCTCGAGCGCGCCGCACTGGTGGGATGCGCCGTCACCACCGGCTACGGAGCCGTCGTCCACACCGCCGGCGTACGGCCGGGGACGAGCGTCGCGGTGCTGGGGTGCGGCGGGGTCGGCCTCAACGTCATCCAGGCCGCCCGCCTGGCCGGCGCCCACCCCATCATCGCCATCGACGTGCGCCCCGACAAGCTCGCGCTGGCCCGCCGCTTCGGCGCCACCCACACCGTCGACGCCGGCCGCAGCGAGGATGTCATCACCCCCGTGCTGGAGCTGACCGACGGGCTGGGCGCGGACTACGCGTTCGAGGTGATCGGGCGGCCGGAGACCATCGCGGCCGCCTACGGCGCCGTGCGCAAGGGCGGCACGGCCGTAGTGGTGGGCGTGGCGGCGCCGCACGAGGAGGTGGCCATCAACGCCTTCTCGCTGCCGTCGCAGTCCAAGGTGCTGACGGGCACCTGGTACGGGCGCTCCCGCCCCGACGTGGACATCCCCCGCATCCTCGCCCTGGTCCAGGCAGGCCGCCTCGACCTGGACGGGCTCGTCTCCGCCACGGTGCCGCTCGATGCGGTGGGCGAGGCCTTGGAGGCGCTCGAGTCGGGCCGGGCGGTGCGCACCGTCATCCGCATGGGGGAGGCCGGGGACGCCGGGGAGGCCGGCGACGCCGCGGAAGGGAAGTGA
- a CDS encoding aldehyde dehydrogenase family protein — translation MDGVRRWERRLFIDGEWVAASGGDRSYLVIDPATGEAFAEAADGSPADVDAAVRAASAAMDDARWLGIDPLERSRTLHRIAQLIRERQDQLADLMTRENGMPVSFAQWLEIPMAADVFDYFAALVPTTGGRTLPFSLPGPQGQYLLFTLKEPVGVVGLITPWNFPLLMPAWKVAAALAAGCSAVLKPAPETPFTALALAEICAEAGVPPGVLNVVPGGDETGAALVAHPGVAKIAFTGETATGAKILAAAAPDIKRVTLELGGKSPNIVFDDVPLEEAVSGAVFGVYLNSGQVCQAGTRVLVQETIYERFVEALAERVRQLKVGPGRDPATDVGPVIREHQLRRILGYVETGTREGARLVVGGRRLEALGPGYFVEPTVFAGVTAEMTIAREEIFGPVAAVIPFRDEAHAIELANRTLYGLAAGVWTRDVKRALRVARGVRAGTVWVNTYQVLSPTAPFGGYRQSGLGRELGPDALEPYLETKTVIVDLNEEALRFF, via the coding sequence ATCGACGGCGTGCGGCGCTGGGAGCGCCGCCTCTTCATCGACGGGGAGTGGGTCGCCGCCTCCGGCGGCGACCGCTCCTACCTCGTCATCGATCCGGCGACGGGCGAGGCCTTCGCCGAAGCCGCCGACGGCAGCCCCGCCGACGTGGACGCCGCCGTGCGAGCCGCCTCGGCCGCCATGGACGACGCTCGCTGGCTGGGCATCGACCCTCTCGAGCGCTCCCGCACCCTTCACCGCATCGCCCAGCTCATCCGGGAGCGCCAGGACCAGCTCGCCGACCTCATGACCCGCGAAAACGGCATGCCGGTCAGCTTCGCCCAGTGGCTGGAGATCCCCATGGCGGCCGATGTCTTCGACTACTTCGCCGCTCTGGTGCCGACCACCGGTGGCCGCACCCTCCCCTTCTCGCTGCCGGGCCCCCAGGGGCAGTACCTCCTGTTCACCCTCAAGGAGCCGGTGGGCGTGGTGGGCCTCATCACCCCCTGGAACTTCCCCCTGCTGATGCCCGCCTGGAAGGTGGCCGCTGCCCTGGCCGCCGGCTGCTCGGCGGTGCTCAAGCCGGCGCCCGAGACGCCCTTCACGGCGCTGGCCCTGGCGGAGATCTGCGCCGAGGCCGGCGTGCCGCCCGGCGTCCTCAACGTCGTGCCCGGCGGCGACGAGACCGGGGCGGCGCTGGTGGCCCACCCCGGCGTGGCCAAGATCGCCTTCACCGGCGAGACGGCGACGGGGGCCAAGATCCTGGCGGCCGCCGCGCCCGACATCAAGCGGGTCACCCTGGAGTTGGGCGGCAAGTCGCCCAACATCGTCTTCGACGACGTGCCCCTGGAGGAGGCCGTCTCGGGGGCCGTCTTCGGCGTCTACCTCAACTCCGGGCAGGTCTGCCAGGCCGGCACCCGGGTGCTGGTGCAAGAGACCATCTACGAGCGCTTCGTCGAGGCGCTGGCTGAGCGGGTGCGCCAGCTCAAGGTGGGGCCCGGCCGCGATCCCGCCACCGACGTGGGGCCGGTCATCCGCGAGCACCAGCTCCGCCGCATCCTCGGCTACGTGGAGACGGGCACCCGTGAGGGGGCTCGCCTGGTCGTCGGCGGGCGCCGGCTCGAGGCGCTCGGGCCGGGCTACTTCGTCGAGCCCACCGTCTTCGCCGGCGTGACGGCCGAGATGACCATCGCCCGCGAGGAGATCTTCGGGCCGGTGGCGGCGGTCATCCCGTTCCGCGACGAGGCGCACGCCATCGAGCTGGCCAACCGGACCCTCTACGGGCTCGCGGCCGGCGTCTGGACCCGCGACGTCAAGCGGGCCCTGCGGGTGGCGCGCGGCGTCCGGGCCGGCACGGTCTGGGTCAACACCTATCAGGTGCTCTCGCCCACCGCCCCCTTCGGCGGCTACAGGCAGAGCGGCCTGGGCCGTGAGCTCGGCCCCGACGCATTGGAGCCCTACCTGGAGACCAAGACCGTCATCGTCGACCTCAACGAGGAGGCGCTGCGGTTCTTTTGA
- a CDS encoding class I SAM-dependent methyltransferase, producing the protein MQAQGRHADYDPSAWFYDRHWGGFSRQVLPVLERLVLGELPAGARILDLCCGTGHLAALLTERGFRVVGVDVSAGMLAFARVHAPQADFVLADARDFALPEAVDAAVSLYDSLNHILALDELARVFVNVRRVLVPGGAGPSDALGPGADVLRRHRPHDEVAAADAGADGRGRVAPTKRAPTTAT; encoded by the coding sequence GTGCAAGCGCAGGGCCGACACGCCGACTACGACCCGTCCGCCTGGTTCTACGACCGGCATTGGGGCGGCTTCAGCCGCCAGGTGTTGCCGGTCCTGGAGCGACTGGTCCTGGGGGAGCTCCCAGCCGGGGCTCGCATCCTCGATCTGTGCTGTGGCACGGGCCACTTGGCGGCGCTGCTGACGGAGCGGGGTTTCCGGGTGGTGGGGGTCGACGTATCGGCCGGGATGCTGGCCTTCGCCCGGGTCCACGCCCCCCAGGCCGACTTCGTGCTGGCCGACGCGCGTGACTTCGCCCTGCCCGAGGCGGTCGACGCGGCCGTCTCGCTCTACGACTCCCTCAACCACATCCTCGCCCTCGACGAGCTGGCCCGGGTCTTCGTCAACGTGCGCCGGGTCCTCGTGCCGGGAGGAGCGGGACCTTCGGATGCCCTGGGGCCAGGGGCGGACGTTCTTCGTCGCCACCGTCCTCACGACGAGGTGGCCGCCGCCGACGCCGGCGCCGACGGCCGGGGCCGGGTAGCTCCCACGAAGCGGGCGCCCACCACCGCCACGTAG
- the efeU gene encoding iron uptake transporter permease EfeU, producing the protein MGAAALIMLREGLEAALIVAILLGYLRKIGQSAHARYVWGGVAAAVVASAALAGLFRVVAGGFEGRAEAIFEGVVLLAAVVVLTSMILWMQSQARHIRGQLERRVDQALSAGQRLGLSSVAFVAVLREGVESVLFLAAVFIVEPDAGAVAGALVGLAGAVALAHLMYRASVRLDLRRFFFYTGLLLVLVAAGLLASGIHELQEAGLVPVVVERVWDTSGVLDESGVIGSLLKALFGYNADPSLLEVLAWVAYVAVVGARFVGATRPRPSAPASAAATSS; encoded by the coding sequence GTGGGCGCAGCCGCCCTGATCATGTTGCGCGAGGGCCTCGAGGCGGCCCTCATCGTCGCCATCCTGCTGGGTTACCTCCGCAAGATCGGTCAGTCCGCCCATGCCCGCTACGTCTGGGGAGGCGTGGCAGCCGCCGTCGTGGCCAGCGCTGCCCTGGCGGGCCTCTTCCGGGTGGTGGCCGGCGGCTTCGAGGGCAGGGCCGAGGCCATCTTCGAAGGCGTCGTCCTGCTGGCAGCCGTGGTCGTCCTGACGTCCATGATCCTGTGGATGCAGTCCCAGGCCCGCCACATCAGGGGGCAGCTGGAGCGGCGGGTCGATCAGGCGCTGTCGGCGGGCCAGCGGCTGGGGCTGTCCAGCGTGGCGTTCGTGGCGGTGCTGCGGGAGGGGGTCGAGAGCGTCCTCTTCCTGGCAGCCGTCTTCATCGTGGAGCCCGACGCCGGGGCCGTCGCGGGCGCCCTGGTCGGGTTGGCGGGGGCAGTCGCCCTGGCGCACCTCATGTACCGGGCGTCGGTGCGGCTCGACCTGCGGCGGTTCTTCTTCTACACCGGGCTGCTGCTGGTGTTGGTGGCAGCCGGCCTGCTGGCATCGGGCATCCACGAGCTCCAGGAGGCCGGTCTGGTGCCCGTCGTCGTCGAGCGTGTGTGGGACACGAGCGGGGTCCTCGACGAGAGCGGCGTCATCGGCTCTCTCTTGAAGGCGCTCTTCGGCTACAACGCCGACCCGTCGCTGCTGGAAGTGCTGGCGTGGGTGGCCTACGTGGCGGTGGTGGGCGCCCGCTTCGTGGGAGCTACCCGGCCCCGGCCGTCGGCGCCGGCGTCGGCGGCGGCCACCTCGTCGTGA
- a CDS encoding M23 family metallopeptidase: protein MTTTRSTEGARMRPQGYDIGDIAGHVLWSLSSCLSRLNPHVMKQALRQVRNIREAPLRFGGRLPEPETYAQQVEYTLPFEGWWLVANGGTIPETSHSWDLVEQRYAYGFVRIEESGHMFTEKGVRLTDYFAYGALILAPAEGVVVKVRDDIRDWPIVGTIDFTAPDIRGNFVVIQHAANEYSLLAHLRRGSICVRPGERVRRGPKIAECGNSGHFTQPHLHFQVQDRQDCFESLFLPVGFARFKRWPSAGERPSPDFLQKGDRVAGSPILECQGKS, encoded by the coding sequence ATGACCACCACGCGTAGCACTGAGGGGGCTCGGATGCGGCCGCAAGGGTACGACATCGGCGACATCGCGGGGCATGTTCTCTGGAGTTTGTCCAGCTGCTTGAGCCGCCTCAATCCGCACGTCATGAAGCAAGCGCTCCGGCAAGTCCGCAACATTCGTGAAGCCCCACTTCGGTTCGGTGGAAGGTTGCCTGAGCCGGAGACCTACGCCCAACAGGTCGAGTATACGCTGCCCTTTGAAGGATGGTGGCTGGTCGCGAATGGTGGCACGATCCCCGAAACCTCCCATTCCTGGGACCTGGTCGAGCAGCGGTACGCCTACGGCTTTGTCCGGATTGAGGAAAGTGGGCACATGTTCACCGAAAAGGGTGTTCGCTTGACGGATTACTTTGCTTACGGTGCGCTGATCCTGGCTCCTGCCGAAGGAGTAGTGGTAAAGGTCCGGGACGATATCCGGGATTGGCCCATCGTGGGGACCATCGATTTCACGGCCCCGGACATTCGCGGAAACTTCGTGGTCATTCAGCATGCCGCCAATGAGTACTCGCTGCTCGCTCACTTGCGAAGGGGCAGCATCTGCGTCCGGCCAGGAGAGCGGGTCCGCCGCGGTCCGAAGATAGCGGAGTGTGGCAACTCGGGTCATTTCACCCAGCCACACCTGCATTTCCAGGTACAAGACCGGCAGGATTGCTTCGAGTCCCTCTTCCTCCCGGTAGGGTTTGCCCGCTTCAAACGGTGGCCGTCCGCGGGGGAAAGACCAAGCCCTGACTTCCTGCAGAAGGGAGACCGAGTGGCTGGGAGTCCCATCCTGGAGTGCCAGGGCAAGTCATAG
- a CDS encoding thiol-disulfide oxidoreductase DCC family protein — protein sequence MMTLVLFTLRDEEWVTISSFLRRVLPRMVIYIDGYCPYCRRTGQILKGFDVFHALEVRSFRHDTSYEKYRLTVDAVEREMQLVVLNQAGYEVHGGFDAVVALFRYMPVFWPLLPVAWLLRKMGYGPRVYRWLADNRLVIPDGQACARASCIISQADDHHA from the coding sequence ATGATGACCCTTGTGCTCTTTACCCTTCGCGACGAGGAGTGGGTCACCATATCGAGCTTCTTGCGGCGAGTTCTCCCCAGGATGGTCATCTACATAGACGGCTACTGCCCCTATTGCAGGCGCACGGGGCAGATTCTGAAAGGCTTCGACGTCTTTCACGCACTGGAGGTGCGGTCATTTCGCCACGACACGTCATACGAAAAGTACCGTTTGACGGTGGATGCAGTCGAACGCGAGATGCAGCTCGTTGTACTCAACCAGGCAGGATACGAGGTGCATGGGGGGTTCGACGCTGTCGTAGCCCTCTTCAGGTACATGCCAGTCTTCTGGCCCCTTCTACCTGTTGCCTGGCTACTTCGCAAGATGGGGTATGGCCCCAGGGTATACCGCTGGCTCGCCGATAACAGACTGGTCATACCGGACGGCCAGGCGTGCGCCCGCGCATCGTGTATCATCTCCCAGGCGGATGACCACCACGCGTAG
- a CDS encoding peptide ABC transporter substrate-binding protein yields MQGAQQRPSMVGTCLVVSLVALSVGAALTLTSPPTPAGAAPRRSGDVSGVYAGELSTINYLVTASTSEQSVAANTIDTLVEYDHLGIMRPALATSWEVSPDGLTWTFHLRRGVMWVTHQGKEYAEVTAQDWVDALRYSFDPANASLTANVAYRVIKNGEPYFKGEITDFDEVGVKALDRYTLQYTLERPVPYFLSMLTYTAFMPVNGRFLAEVGDRFGTDNEFLLYNGAYIFSVWEPHNIQVFVKNDKYWDADNVHIDRLVFRYNKEASTLAPELFLRGQITGAAIPTAALDEWMNDPVRRKMVRPGMTNFYTYFYAFNFDPKFAPEYEPDNWRVAVNNRNFRKAIFHGLDRRAALLTEDPYNPDRLLSNTITPRNFAAHGGKEYTEIGALAALSWQDTFDPELARQYRDRARQELAGKARFPVKVMMPYNTSSTSWTNRVQVIEQQLEDLLGRDFIDIIPVGFPPTGFLNATRRAGNYALQEVNWGPDYADPETYTDPFVPGGTYNRPEMAIGYTEANGKTRYENLVSAAKAEILDIGRRYELFAEAEAFLIEEAFVIPYRVGGGGYLATRLEPFTSPYAPFGVSELRYKGQVVMDRPMDSEAFDAAYQRWLQERAAALRREAAGAGQ; encoded by the coding sequence ATGCAAGGGGCCCAACAACGACCCTCGATGGTGGGGACCTGCCTGGTCGTCAGCCTGGTCGCCCTGTCGGTCGGCGCCGCGCTGACCCTCACGTCACCGCCGACCCCGGCCGGGGCTGCGCCGCGCCGCTCCGGCGACGTCTCCGGGGTCTACGCCGGCGAGCTGTCGACCATCAACTACCTCGTCACCGCCTCCACCTCGGAGCAGTCGGTGGCGGCCAACACCATCGACACCCTGGTCGAGTACGACCATCTCGGCATCATGCGGCCCGCCCTGGCCACCTCCTGGGAGGTGTCGCCCGACGGCCTCACGTGGACGTTTCACCTGCGCCGGGGCGTGATGTGGGTGACGCACCAGGGCAAAGAGTACGCCGAGGTGACAGCCCAGGACTGGGTCGACGCCCTGCGGTACTCCTTCGATCCGGCCAACGCCTCCCTCACCGCCAACGTGGCCTACCGGGTCATCAAGAACGGCGAGCCCTACTTCAAGGGCGAGATCACCGACTTCGACGAGGTGGGCGTCAAGGCCCTCGACCGGTACACCCTCCAGTACACCCTGGAGCGGCCCGTCCCGTACTTCCTGAGCATGCTCACCTACACGGCCTTCATGCCGGTCAACGGCAGGTTCCTGGCGGAGGTGGGCGACAGGTTCGGCACGGACAACGAGTTTCTGCTCTACAACGGCGCCTACATCTTCTCGGTCTGGGAGCCCCACAACATCCAGGTGTTCGTCAAGAACGACAAGTACTGGGACGCCGACAACGTCCACATCGACCGACTCGTCTTCCGCTACAACAAGGAGGCGTCGACCCTCGCCCCCGAGCTGTTCTTGCGCGGCCAGATCACCGGGGCGGCCATCCCCACCGCCGCGCTCGACGAGTGGATGAACGACCCGGTGCGCCGCAAGATGGTCCGGCCCGGCATGACCAACTTCTACACCTACTTCTACGCGTTCAACTTCGATCCCAAGTTCGCTCCCGAGTACGAGCCGGACAACTGGAGAGTCGCCGTCAACAACCGCAACTTCCGCAAGGCCATCTTCCACGGCCTCGACCGCCGCGCCGCCCTGCTCACCGAGGACCCGTACAACCCGGACCGCCTGCTCAGCAACACCATCACCCCCCGAAACTTCGCCGCCCACGGGGGCAAGGAGTACACGGAGATCGGCGCGCTCGCCGCCCTCTCCTGGCAGGACACCTTCGACCCCGAGCTGGCGCGGCAGTACCGGGACCGGGCCAGGCAGGAGCTGGCGGGCAAGGCCAGGTTTCCCGTCAAGGTGATGATGCCCTACAACACCTCCAGCACCTCCTGGACCAACCGGGTCCAGGTCATCGAGCAGCAGCTGGAGGACCTGCTGGGCCGGGACTTCATCGACATCATTCCGGTGGGCTTCCCGCCGACGGGCTTCCTCAACGCGACCCGCCGGGCGGGCAACTACGCGCTGCAGGAGGTCAACTGGGGCCCCGACTACGCCGACCCCGAGACCTACACGGACCCCTTCGTGCCGGGTGGCACCTACAACCGGCCCGAGATGGCCATCGGCTACACCGAGGCCAACGGCAAGACCCGCTACGAAAACCTGGTCAGCGCCGCCAAGGCCGAGATCCTCGACATCGGCAGGCGCTACGAGCTCTTCGCCGAGGCCGAGGCTTTCCTGATCGAGGAGGCCTTCGTCATCCCGTACCGGGTCGGTGGCGGCGGCTACCTCGCCACCAGGCTGGAGCCTTTTACGTCGCCGTACGCGCCCTTCGGGGTCTCCGAGCTGCGGTACAAGGGCCAGGTGGTCATGGACCGGCCGATGGACTCCGAGGCCTTCGACGCGGCCTACCAGCGGTGGCTGCAGGAGCGGGCCGCCGCCCTGCGGCGGGAGGCGGCGGGGGCCGGGCAGTAG
- a CDS encoding ABC transporter permease → MLQYTLRRLAHSLVTIFLVVTVVFLLMRLLPVEGYFGDSYDKLTPEQREAVLRRMGLLDPWYAQLYRFYSHLLRGDLGVSVIYRPNVPVREILALKIPYSLAFGMAALGLSLMAGLAMGVHMSLHKGGWWDKAWTGYVVFVNAVPAAVYHLFIQLYVTEIAGLPLLFSSFDPVSWILPTISMSLGGIAGYAMWVRRFMVDELNKEYIRLARAKGLPSRAIMIKHVMRNAFVPLAQYLPATVLLTIGGSIYIESLYSIPGMGGLLVDAIQRQDNPLVQALVLVYSVLAIIGLFLGDVLMTLFDPRIRLERQGATRA, encoded by the coding sequence ATGCTGCAGTACACGCTGAGGCGTCTGGCCCATTCGCTGGTCACGATCTTCCTCGTCGTGACGGTGGTCTTCTTGCTGATGCGCCTCCTGCCCGTCGAGGGGTACTTCGGCGACAGCTACGACAAGCTGACGCCCGAGCAGCGCGAGGCGGTGCTGCGGCGGATGGGGCTTCTGGATCCCTGGTACGCGCAGCTCTATCGCTTCTACTCCCATCTGCTGCGCGGCGACCTGGGCGTCTCCGTCATCTACCGGCCCAACGTCCCGGTCCGCGAGATCCTCGCGCTCAAGATCCCCTACTCGCTCGCCTTCGGGATGGCCGCGCTGGGGCTCTCCCTGATGGCAGGCCTCGCCATGGGCGTGCACATGTCGCTCCACAAGGGAGGCTGGTGGGACAAGGCCTGGACCGGGTACGTCGTCTTCGTCAATGCCGTGCCGGCGGCCGTCTACCATCTCTTCATCCAGCTCTACGTCACCGAGATCGCGGGGCTGCCCCTGCTGTTCAGCAGCTTCGACCCCGTGAGCTGGATCCTGCCGACCATCTCCATGTCCCTCGGCGGAATCGCGGGCTACGCCATGTGGGTGCGGCGGTTCATGGTGGACGAGCTCAACAAGGAGTACATCCGTCTGGCGAGGGCCAAAGGTCTGCCGAGCAGGGCCATCATGATCAAGCACGTCATGCGCAACGCCTTCGTGCCCCTGGCCCAGTACCTGCCGGCCACCGTGCTGTTGACCATCGGCGGCTCCATCTACATCGAATCCCTCTACTCCATCCCCGGCATGGGCGGGCTCCTGGTGGACGCCATCCAGCGCCAGGACAACCCGCTGGTGCAGGCCCTGGTCCTGGTCTACTCGGTGCTCGCCATCATCGGGCTCTTCCTGGGGGACGTGCTGATGACCCTCTTCGATCCCCGCATCCGGCTGGAGCGGCAGGGGGCGACCCGGGCATGA
- a CDS encoding ABC transporter permease, translating into MTAPEQRAVAGMEERLLFTLARRNEAEAERTATSDYSYWRSTWRAFLGNRTAVVLLALMMSLVLLTIVQPYLPGQKDPVHIHRDPVTGLQLRNQPPGPDFWLGTNSIGQDLWARLWAGTRTSLIIALIVGAWEIAFGILVGAAWGYVRPLEAVITEAYNVIDNIPTTILLTLLAYIMRPSFQTMIIAMCATGWLGMARFVRNQIVILRDREYNLASRCLGTPTSRIVVRNLLPYLVSVIVLRMALSIPSTIGWEVFLTYIGLGLPLDQPTLGNLLNEGRQVMMAPSLRYQLIFPAAVLSVITVSFYVLGNAFADASDPRNHF; encoded by the coding sequence ATGACGGCGCCGGAGCAGCGGGCCGTTGCCGGCATGGAAGAGCGCCTGCTCTTCACGCTGGCCCGCCGCAACGAGGCCGAGGCCGAGCGCACGGCCACCTCCGACTACTCCTACTGGCGCTCCACCTGGCGGGCCTTCCTGGGCAACCGCACGGCGGTCGTGCTGCTGGCGCTGATGATGTCGCTGGTGCTGCTGACCATCGTGCAGCCCTATCTGCCCGGCCAGAAGGATCCGGTGCACATCCACCGGGATCCGGTGACGGGGCTGCAGCTGCGCAATCAGCCGCCGGGGCCCGACTTCTGGCTGGGCACCAACTCCATCGGGCAGGACCTGTGGGCGCGGCTGTGGGCGGGGACCCGCACGTCGCTCATCATCGCCCTCATCGTGGGGGCGTGGGAGATCGCCTTCGGCATCCTGGTGGGGGCGGCCTGGGGCTACGTGCGGCCGCTGGAGGCGGTCATCACCGAGGCGTACAACGTCATCGACAACATCCCTACCACCATCCTGCTGACGCTGCTCGCCTACATCATGCGGCCCAGCTTCCAGACCATGATCATCGCCATGTGCGCGACGGGCTGGCTGGGAATGGCCCGCTTCGTGCGCAACCAGATCGTCATCCTGCGCGACCGCGAGTACAACCTGGCCTCCCGCTGCCTGGGCACGCCCACCTCCCGCATCGTCGTCCGCAACCTGCTGCCCTACCTGGTCTCGGTCATCGTGCTGCGCATGGCGCTGTCCATCCCCTCCACCATCGGGTGGGAGGTCTTCCTCACCTACATCGGGCTGGGGCTGCCGCTGGACCAGCCGACGCTGGGCAACCTGCTCAACGAGGGGCGCCAGGTGATGATGGCGCCGTCGCTGCGCTACCAGCTCATCTTCCCGGCCGCGGTGCTGTCGGTCATCACCGTCTCGTTCTACGTGCTGGGCAACGCCTTCGCCGACGCGTCGGATCCGCGCAACCACTTCTGA